The genomic DNA CCCACTCCTCCCTGTTGGGTCCCCAACCCTGACACTAGGGGTCAGCTCCCAAATAGGACTGAACTTGCCCTGTTGTTCCTCTTACAACAGTTATGAGTCAAGTACACTATTTCTAATACCCATCAAAAGTGGGAAAACAAAAGGTGGACTAAGAAGGTTGTATGTTTCAAGAAAAATGGGAGCAAGCCCGTTCTTTTATGGCCATGAAGAATATTGTACACCAACTGCTTCCCTCATTTCCGTGGCCTGCCTGGTCCCTGAAGGCCTTTGCGAAGGTGTGGCCCGCCTGGGCCTGCCTGTATCCTCAGCCGGGGGCAGAAGTTGGGGTGAAACCCTGCCCTGGACACAGGCACTGGGCTGTTAGGGAAGAGCCCATGCATGTAAGCGTGGGGGGGGGCACGGGCCTCCCGCCTACCATTGCACTTGGTGATGAGCTGGTCCTTCTTGCTGGATTCCTGCAGGGCTCTGCTCTTGACACTGGAGAGCCTGGGTGGAGAAGATAAGAAAGGGTGGGAAGGCTGACAGGCAGACTGGACCCCTAACCCTTCACCCCCCTACCAAGGTCCACTCACGCCTTCTCAAAAGCCAGCTTCTCTTGCTCCAGCTGTTTAGATAGCACCTCTACCTCTCCGAGGGCAAACTGCAACTTCTCCTCTTCTTTGGCCAGGAGGACCTTGGTCTTGGCGTGGGCAGCTTTCTCTTcctgcaggggcagcagcagTGACCTCATTAACCCTAAGGCACCCTGGGTCTCCTCGGTTCCCTTAACCAGCTCTATTTCTCAAAGAGGCACATGGAAGCCAGGACCCAGGAAGATTCTGTTCTCACTACTAGGGCTGGAGGCTCTCAGTAACTGTGCCCATCCACAGGGATCCCAGGAAATGGGGGAAGATTAGGAGCCTGCAGAGTCCATTACTTACCATCAGCTTCTTCTCCACTGCCTGGAACTCTTCCTTACTGACAAAATTTTCATCCTGGAGAACCATCTGCAACAGAGCCAGGCTCAGGGAGGGCCTGGGGCTGGAGTGGGAGGGGTACTCTCTAGGGACCAGGAGCAAGGTTAGACAGTGGGCTGATACCCACGGCACCTAGGATGAGACTTGGGCTCCGAGAAGGGAGAATTTGGTTCCACAAGATTCACAGAGGCTCAGCTCTAGGTCCTACCCTCAAGGAGCAACCAGTCTGATATATGAGATAGCTCATGGCCAGCACTTCTAACATGGTGTGTGCTATGATGGAGAACCACAAAGGGCTGTGGTAGTCAGGGGAGGCCCCTGGCCTGGGGAAAGGTCAGAATTGCTTCCAGAGAAGGATCATCAGACAGGACATCTGACTGCTAAACAGGGGCAGGCCAGAAGAAGGGGTGGGATAGAAAAGTGTTCGGGTGAGAACACACATGCAAATGCCAGCTTCGAAGAAAAAGAGCTGGGTACCCTCAGGGAATTGCAAGTAATTCAGTGCCTAGAGCTGCACACACCCATTAGAGTGAGAAATAGTTAAGTCAGCTTTGTTTCTGAGATGGAGCTATTTCACAACCTTCTtatcaagatatatatatatatataaaaaaaagggaaaaaccatGAAAACTCCAACTGGCCAGGATTTTACCATGCCAGGTAATCTGTGGCTCCAATGTTTTGAACTCGCGAACGAGGGTTTGCTTGAGAAGGCAAAAGCAAAGGGACATAAAGGGGTCAGAAGCCCTTAAGTTAACATGTGTAAGGGACAAACCTGTGCTTACTGCACTCAGCATGGCGCTGCATTAGACACAGGGAAGGGGATGTCCACAAGAGAAAAGATGTTATAGTTTCAATGCCTGCACCTGAGGGCCCTGGGATGCCAACGAAGTCATCTCCAATTAGAAATGGggaaagtggggcgcctgggtggctcagatggttaagcatctgccttcggctcaggtcatgatcccagggtcctgggatcgagccccacatccagccccacatcgagccccacatcgggctcctggcttagcgaggagcctgcttttccctctccctctgcctctctccctgctcatgctttctctctctctctctgtatctctgtgtctcaaatgaataaataaaatcttaaaaaaataaattaaaaaaaaaaaaagaaatggggaaagtgAGGCTCGGTGAACAGACCGGGACATAACTACCAGGCCTTACACAACCAGAGAGTAGAAAACAACttgattttgatttaaattccCTGGTAAATCTTCATGAAGACCTTGCCCCATTTTGGCTCCACCCCTATCACCTGGAACACATCTGGGCCCCGCCTCCTCCTGATGACGCCATTGGCAAGGTGCTCTAAGCTCGCCAATGGCTTCGGGACAGGGTTTGGCCCCGCCCCCTCCATTTAGGTGTCAGGTCTGGCCTCTACCCCAGCTTTTCTGGCTGCGTACCACGTTCCTCAGCTGATGGATCAGTTCCTCCTGAGATTCGATCACGTCCCGCA from Neomonachus schauinslandi chromosome 7, ASM220157v2, whole genome shotgun sequence includes the following:
- the SPATA24 gene encoding spermatogenesis-associated protein 24; the encoded protein is MATPLGWSQGGSGSVCLAFDQLRDVIESQEELIHQLRNVMVLQDENFVSKEEFQAVEKKLMEEKAAHAKTKVLLAKEEEKLQFALGEVEVLSKQLEQEKLAFEKALSSVKSRALQESSKKDQLITKCNEIESHIIKQEDILNGKENEIKELQQVISQQKQIFRNHMSDYRIQKQQENYMAQVLDQKHKKASGTRQGRSHQRPREK